CAGGCCCGGCGTCTGTGCGAGCGCCTGCGCGCCGCAGGCCACGAGGTGGTGCAGACGCGCGAGCCGGGCGGATCGCCCGGGGCCGAGGTTATTCGCAACATCGTGGTGGCCGGTGATGCCGAACGCTGGTCGCCGATGACCGAAAGCCTTCTGATGTATGCCTCGCGCAGCGATCATCTGGAACAGACCATCCGGCCGGCCCTGAGCGCGGGGCGCTGGGTCGTATGCGACCGGTTTGCCGATTCCAGCCGCGCTTATCAGGGCGCCGGCGGGGGTGTGGCACCCGAGTTCATCGAGGCGCTGGACCGCGGCGTGGTGGGCAAGGATCAGCCGGACCTGACGCTGATCTTCGATCTGCCGGTGGAGGAGGGGCTGCAGCGTGCCTTTGGTCGCGGCCTGTTCGAGACGCGCTTCGAATCCAAGGGACTGGCTTTTCACCAAAGGCTGAGAGACGGGTTCCTGGCCATTGCGCGCGCGCATCCCGACCGCTGCGTCGTCCTCGACGCGACCGGCAGCGAGGACGAGGTTGCGGCGCGGGTCTGGGACGCGGTCACGGCGAGGCTGGCATGAGCGACCATCCCCGCGACCGGTTCGATCTGGTGTCCGATGCTCCGGCGGAGGCGGCCTTCGTCGATGCTTGGCAGCGCGGCCGTCTGCATCACGCCTGGCTGCTGTGCGGGCCCGAGGGTGTGGGAAAGGCCGGCTTCGCCTATCGCGCCGCACGGCGGCTGCTGGGCGCGGCCCCCGATCCCTCGCGCGGCCGCCTGGGATCGGCACCGACCGACCCGGTCAGCCGCCTGGTGTCCGCCCAGTCGCATCCGGATCTGATGGTGCTGGAACGGCTGGTCGAGGGCGGCAAGACCAAGAAATCCATATCGGTCGATCAGGCTCGCGACCTGCCGGAGTTCTTTGCCAAGAGCCCGTCGCAGGCCCGATATCGCGTCGCCATTATTGATGCGGCGGACGACCTTAACACCAACTCTGCCAATGCCTTGCTGAAGGTTCTTGAGGAACCGCCTGAGCGGGGCGTGCTGTTCCTGATCACCCATGCGCCGGGCCGTCTGCTGGCGACCATCCGGTCCCGGTGTCGGCGGCTGGCCTTTCCGGTGTGGAACGAGGCCGAGCTGGCCAGGCTGGTCCGGGACCGCACCGGGCTGGACCCGGAGGAGGCGGACCGGATCGCGGCCATGGCGGGGGGATCGCCCGGGGCGGCGCTGGCCCTGTCATCCGGCACGACGCTGGAGATGGACCGACTGGCGCGCGCCTGGGTCGAGGCGCCGGCCGTGGACCGGGCCGAACAACTGGCCATCGGCGATGGCTTTCGGGGGGCTGAGGGCCAGGCGCGGTTTGACATGCTGCTGGACAGGCTGATGGCAGCGGTGAAGACGCGGGCCCTGAGCGAGGGAGCCGGCGGTGCGCGCTGGGCCGAGCTGTGGGGCCGACTGAGCGAACTGCCCGACCGGACGGCGGGCCTGAACCTGGATCGTGCTGACGCCCTGGCCGGGGCGCTGGCTGATCTGGCTCGAACCAAGGCGGCCTCCTGATGCTGATCGACAGCCATGTGAACCTGCATGCGCCCCAGTTCGACGAGGACCGGAACGCCGTCATCGAGCGGGCGCGCGCGGCGGGTGTCGGCCTGATGGTCGAGATATCGGACAAGCTGTCGACCTTCGAAGCCACCCACGCCCTGGCCATGGCCCATCCCGACATCTGGTGCACCGTGGGCGTCCACCCCCATGAGGCCAAGGATGCAACCGATCTGACGCCTGATCATCTGGCCAGCTTGGCGCAGCGCCCCCGAGTGGTAGGCATCGGCGAATGTGGACTGGACTTCCACTATGACCTGTCGCCGCGCGACGTTCAGGAAGCCGTGTTTCGGACCCATGTCGAAGCGGCCCGCCTGACCCATCTGCCCTTGGTGATCCACACGCGCGAGGCGGATGCGGACATGGGCCGGATTTTGACTGAGGAGCAGGCGAGGGGGCCGGTCCGCTTCCTCATGCACTGTTACACGAGTGGAGCCGAACTCGCAGAAACTGCAGCCGAAATGGGCGCGTGGTTCTCGGTGTCAGGCATTGCGGCCTTCAAGGCGGCGGACGATGTGCGCGCCGTCGTGCGGGCCATGCCGGCAGACAGGATTATCGTCGAGACCGACTGTCCCTATCTGGCGCCGCCGCCGCATCGGGGGCGTCGCAATGAGCCGGCCTATGTCGGCCTGGTTCTTGAAAAGCTTGCCGAAATCCGCGGATGGACCGTGGCCGAGGCCGAGGCGCGGACGACCGAGGCCTTTTTCAACCTGTTCGGCCGGATCCCGAGGCCGTGACGGTGCTGGACGATCTTGAGGTGGTGGTCCTGGGCTGCGGGTCCTCCGGCGGCGTGCCGCGTGGGGACGGGGACTGGGGCCTTTGCGATCCCGCAGAGCCACGAAACCGGCGGCTGAGATGTTCGCTGCTGGTCCGCCGTCATGGGCCCGATGGGGTCACGACCGTTGTCGTTGATACGTCGCCCGATCTGCGCCAGCAGATGCTGGCCAATGGGGTCAAGCGGATCGATGCCGTCCTCTATACCCACGACCACGCCGATCAGGCGCATGGGATCGATGATCTCAGGGTATTTGCCATGCGAGCGCGGCAGCGAATCCCGGCCTGGATGGACGCTGCAACGCGATCGATGCTGGAGCACAGATTCCACTATATCTTCGAAAGTGTAGAGGGTTATCCGGCTCTTCTCGATGTGAACATGATCCCGCCTCACGGCGAGGACTGGAGCATTGACGGACCGGGCGGCTCTATTCCCGTGCGGACCTTCGATCAGGGTCATGGGCCGATCCGATCCGTCGGATATCGCTTCGGGCCCGTTGTCTATTCCAGCGATGTGGATGCCATGGACGACGCGGCCCTGGCCGCCGTCGAGGGGGCGCGGCTCTGGATCGTCGATGCTCTGCGCTACACCCCCCATCCAACCCACGCCCACCTGGATCGCACCCTGGACTGGCTCCGGCGTGCGGGGCACCCGCAGGCCCTGTTGACCAATCTCCATTTGGATATGGATTACAACACCTTGTCGGCGCTTGCTCCGGCTGGGGTCGAGGTTGCTTTCGATAATTGGTCGCGTCGCCTGAGCCTGTAGCGGAGCCTTTTCGTTGAGCGGTCGTTGCCACCTGACATCAACAGGAAGGCCACCATGCCGAGCACCAAACAGCCCGCCTATGACGACCTGAAAGCCATCTTTCTGAACTGCAGCCTCAAGCGGTCCAGCGAGCCGTCGCACACCCAGCGGCTGATGGACGTGGCCGACGCGATCATGACGGCCAATGGCGTGAAGACCGAGACCTTGCGGATCGCCGACCTGGATGTTCCGCCGGGGGTTCAGCCCGACATGACGGAATGCGGCTGGCCGAGCGATGGCTGGCCCGACGTGCAGAAAAAGGTGATGGACGCCGACATCCTGGTCATCGGCACGCCGATCTGGCTGGGCGACAAGTCGTCGATCTGCACCCGGGTGATCGAACGCCTGTACGGCTATTCTGGCGAACTGAATGCCAAGGGACAGTCCGCATACTATGGCCGGGCGGCCGGCTGCATCATCACAGGCAATGAGGATGGCATCAAACATGTTGCCATGAACCTGCTGTATTCCTTGCAGCATCTTGGCTACGTCATTCCGCCGCAGGCGGATGCGGGCTGGATCGGCGAAGCGGGTCCGGGGCCATCCTATGGCGACGACGGCGAAGGCCTCGACAACGACTTCACCCAGCGGAACACGACCTTCATGGCCTGGAACCTGATGCACATGGCCAGGATGCTGAAGGATGCAGGCGGCATTCCCTCATATGGAAATCAACGCACTGCCTGGGACAAGGGCGAACGTTTCGACCATCCAAACCCGGAATACCGCTGAGCCGCCAGCCGTCGTTTCGCATAATATGTCTTAGGCGACTTCTAAATGCGGAAAGAAAGCGGGGCCCGATCGGACCCCGCTCCCTTCGTATTGGCTATGCGCCGGCCCGCTCCAGCACGCCTGCCAGGGCCAGCATGCGGCGTGCATCGATGGCCGTAACGCCTTGCGCCGCCGCAGCGGCCTTGACCCGCTCGGCCAGACCGGTCGCGGCATCGGCCGAGCCGCCCCGCCATTGGTCGACACCGCTGCGGATCTCCTGAGCAAAGGCCGCGTCGATCCCGCCTGACCGGGTCAGCTGATCCACATAGGCCGTCGCCACGTCCGGCGTGTCGGCCCAGACAATCCGGGTCTGGGTCTGCGGATTGATCACGTCCAGCTGAACGCTTTCGGCAGCCGCGATCTCGGCGGCCGACAGATGGTCGCTGGGCACCAGACGCAGGACGTCCAGACCGCGTGCGATCTCGCTGGAATAGATGCGGCCGTTCAGCCAGTAGGCCGACCACGACCCGCCGATCGTCAGCTTGTCGGCGTTCAGCGCACCACGGTCGAAATAGGCGATCTCGACCGGCCGCGCTGGATCGGTGAAGTCCATGACCGACAGACCGCCCTGATACCAGGCCTGGATCATCAGATCACGGCCAGGCACGGGGATCAGATTGCCGTTGTGGGCGACGCAGTTCTCGGTCGCACCCTGGACGCCGGGCAGTTTGAAGAAGTTGCGTCCGACCAGGCGGCCGTTGGTCACCGTGGCAATCAGGTTGGCGCCCCAGGTGGCCGGGTCGTTGGCGGTGCAATGGGCCCCGCCCCCACCGCCCCACTCGTCGGTGAACACGATCTTGTCGCCCGTGTTGTCGAAGGTGGCCGAGTGCCAATACGCCATGTCGGGATCGAACATGTCGGACACGCGCTGCGGGTTCTCCGGGTCGGAGATGTCCAGCAGGATCCCGTTGCCGCTGCAGGCCCCCGCCGCCCGGTTGATTTCCGGGAAGACGGTGATGTCGTGGCAGTGGTTGGTCGGCGCCGTTTCCTGGCTGGCCACGCCCATGCGACCGCCGGTCCACAGCCCCGCGACACGTCCCGTATCGCGATCGGCAAAGATGCGCGGACGGTTCACGATGGCGGCGTCCTGGGGCCGGGTCAGGTCGACCTTGATGACGTCGATCGAGAACAGGGCCGTTTCCGGGTTGCGGGTCGGCTGGCCGTCCGAGCAGATCGACAGCTCGCCCGTCTTGCGAACGTTCGCAGCGCCGGAGTTGTAGATGTAGAGGATGTTCGGATCGGTCGGATGCGGCACCTGGGTATGGGTGTGGGAGCCCCGGCAGGTCTGGATGGCCGCGACCTGCTGCGGCGCGCTCATGTCGCTGATGTCGAAGATGCGGATGCCGCGGAAGCGTTCCGCATTGATCTGGCCATCGGCCCCCGAAGACCCGCAGTCCAGACGGCCGCGGTTCTCCTCGACCGACATGAACAGCAGATTGCCGTGGACCGACAGATCCCCCTGCCCGCCCGGACAGACGACCGACATCACCAGCTGCGGGGCACCGTCACCGCTGACGTCGTAGGCATTGAAGCCATGAAAGCTGCCGACGAACAGTTTGCCGTCGGCCATGGCCATGTCCGTATTGGCCAGGGCCAGCGGGCTGAACCGGTTGGGATCAGAGCGCATCCGCTCCATCATGGCGTTGGCCTCTTCCTGGGTTTCGGGCACCACGAAGATGGTCTCGGGGTCATAGAAGCCCGGAGGCGCGCGCATCGCGTGCTCCAGCACCATTCCGGATATGGCCTGTCCCGCGTCGGCGACGCCGGCGCTCAGGGTCGCGCGCTCATCGACGCGTACGCTGGGCGGTTGGACCGCAGTATTCTGGGCGTGAACCGCAGTGGAGGCGGCCAGCACCGCCAGGGCGGCGGCGGAAGACAACAGGGCATTGCGAACGAACATGGCCGCTCCTCGGCTAGAGTCAGGACGGGGGTGAAAGATCGGAAAGCACGGATTGCATCCGCAGTATCTCGGCCGACTGATCGGCCACGACGGAGGCGGCAAAGCCGGACAGCACCGGATCATTGGCGGAATCGGGCTGGCTCATCAGGTCGTCGACCATGTCGAGCGCGCCGCGGTGATGCTGGATCATGCCTTCCAGGAACAGCCGGTCGAACTCGGCTCCATTGGCGGCGGCTAGGGTGCGCATCTGGGCCGGCGACAGCATTCCTGGCATCAGGGGGCGGTCATCGGTCATCGCGTGACCGGCCATGTCGTGTCCCGCCATGTCGTGCCCGGCATGGGCCCCGTGCGCCGCATGATCTCCAGACCCCATGCCACTCATTTCAAGCGGCTGACCACGCACCGTCAGCCATTCGCGCATCAGCGCCATCTCGGCCTCCTGGCTGAGCGCGATGCGGCGACCGAGGGCCTGGACGACAGGCGAGGCACCGCGCGTTTCCAGCAGGGCCACCATCTCGACCGCCTGGGCGTGGTGCACGATCATGTGCTGCATGAAGCGGACATCCCCCTCGGTGAAGGTGGTCCGTCCCATGGATACGGCCTCGGCCGCAGTCAGGGTGCGTGTCGGCTGGCCCGGCGCGCCAGGCTGGAAGATCGGCGGCGATGCCGGATCGGACGCCGCAGGATCCTGGGAAAACAGGCTCAGGGCCCCGACGACCATGCCCAACAGATGCGGCAACCCGAAACCCCCAAACAACACTCGGCGCAGACTAGGGCCGGTGTTGCCGTGCGGGCAAGCGCGAACGGATGTCTAATCGGTAATGTTGGCGGCGCGTCAGATGTGCAGGACCCGGCCGTAAGCGTCCAGTTGCGCCTCGTGCATGGCCTCGGACATGGTCGGGTGGGGATAGACGATGCCGTGCATGTCTTCCTCGGTCGCCTCCATGGTGATGGCGGTGACATAGCCCTGGATCATCTCGGTGACCTCGTGACCGATCATGTGGGCCCCGATCAGGGCCCCGGTCTTGGCGTCGAAGATGGTCTTGACGAAGCCCTCGGTCTCGCCCGCTGCCACGGCCTTGCCGTTCACACGGAAGGGGAAGCGACCGACCTTGATCTCTCGGCCCTGGGCCTTGGCCGCCTGTTCGGTCAGGCCGACAGAGGCCACCTGCGGCTGGGTATAGGTGCAGCCGGCGATGGGCGAATGCACGTTCGGCGTCTTGAAGGCGGCGATGTGCTCGGCTGCATGGATGCCTTCGTGCGAGGCCTTGTGCGCCAGCCAAGGGGCCCCGGCGCAGTCGCCGATGGCGTACAGACCCTTCACATTGGTCTGGCAATGGCCGTCGATGGTGATGTGGCCCCGGTCCATGGCGACGCCCAGCGCCTCCAGTCCGATTCCGTCCGTATTGGCGGTGATGCCGACGGCAGAGATGCAGACCTCGGCCTCCAGCGTCTCGGCCTTGCCGCCGACCTCGACGGCGACCTGGACCCCCTGCCCCGCCTTAGAGACCTTGGTGACCTTGGCCCCGACGCGGAACTTGATGCCGCGCTTCTCAAAGGCCTTCTGGGCGGCCTTGGACACCTCTTCGTCCTCGACCGGCATGATGCGGTCGACGGCCTCCACGACCGTCACCTCGCTGCCCAGGGCGCGATAGAAGCTGGCGAACTCCAGACCGATGGCTCCGGAGCCGATCACGACAAAGCTCTTGGGCAGGCGTTTGGGCGACAGGGCCTCGCGATAGGCCCAGATCTTGTCCCCGTCTGCTTCCAGTCCGATCTGCGGCAGGGTGCGGGCGCGGGCACCGACGGCCAGCATGACGGCCTTGGCCTCGATCGTGCGTGATCCACCGGCCTTCAGATCGACGATGACCTTGGGCGCAGCGGTGCCCTTTTCCAGCCGAGCCGAGCCCTCGACGACCTCGACCTTGTGCTTCTTCATCAGAAAGGCGATGCCCTTGCTCATGGTCGCGGCCACACCGCGCGAACGGGCGATGATGGCCTCGAAGTCGAACGACGCGCCGGTGGCCGACAGCCCGTATTCCTTCAGGTGGCTCAGGCTCTCGAACTTCTCGCCAGACTTCAGCAGGGCCTTGGTGGGAATGCAGCCCCAGTTCAGGCAGATGCCGCCCAGGCTCTCGCGCTCGACGATCGCGACCTTCTGGCCCAGCTGGCTGGCACGGATCGCCGCGACATAGCCGCCGGGGCCCGAACCGATGATGACGAGGTCGATTTCAGCGGCAGCGGCCATATCAGATCAGCTTTTCGATGTCGGCCTTGATGGCCTCGGGTTCGACCTGGGGAGCGTAGCGGGCGACCACCTGCCCCTCCTTGTCGGTCAGGAATTTGGTGAAGTTCCACTTGACGTCGCGGGTGCCCAGAAAGCCCTTCTTCTGGGACGTCAGCCAGTCATAGAGCGGGTGGCGGTGCGGGCCGTTGACCTCGATCTTGTCGAACATCGGAAACCGGACACCGTAGGTGCTTGAGCAGAAGCTGGCGATTTCGGCGGCCTTGCCCGGCTCCTGCGCGCCGAATTGATTGCAGGGAAAGCCCAGCACCTGGAAAGGCTTATCCGCAAACTCTTCGTGCAGAAGTTCAAGGCCGGCGAACTGACCGGTAAAGCCGCATTTGGACGCGGTATTCACGATCAGCAGGGCCTGACCGCGATAGGCGTCCAGCGGCTGTTCGCGTCCGTCGATGGCCGTTGCCGTGAAATCATAGACGGAGGTCACAGGCGGCTCCTACGCCAGCATCGTCACGGGATCTTCGATCAAGGGCTTAAAGGCTTGCAGGAAACGAGCGCCGGTCGCGCCGTCCACGACCCGGTGATCGCAGGTGACGGTAACGGTCATCACCGTCGCCACCGCCAGCTGGCCGTTCTTGACCACAGGCCGCTGCTCACCCGCGCCCACGCTCATGATCGCGCCCTGAGGCTCGTTGATGATCGAGGAGAAGGACTTGATGCCGAACATGCCCAGGTTGGACACGCTGAAGGTGCCGCCCTGGAACTCCTCGGGCTTCAACTTGCGCTCGCGCGCCCGCTTGGCCAGATCCTTGGACTCGGTGGCAATCTGCGACAGCGACTTGGTTTCCGCCTTGCGGATGATCGGCGTGATCAGGCCGCCGTCGATCGCCACGGCCATGGCGATGTCGGCGTTGTGATGCAGGGCGATCCCTTCGGGCGTATAGCTCGCATTGGCTTCCGGCACGGCCTTCAGCGCCATGGCGGCGGCCTTGATGACGAAGTCGTTGACCGAGACCTTCACGCCCGACTTCTCGAGCAGGGCGTTGACCCGCGCACGGGCCGCCAGCAGGGCATCGATCTCGACGTCGATGAACAGCGGGAAATGCGGCACCTGCTGAATGCTGTCGACCATGCGGCGGGCGATCGCCTTGCGCATGCCGTCCAGCGGGATCAGGTCGTAGCTGCCGTCCGGAATGCCCATCTGGGCCAAGGACTGGACGGGACGGGTGGCAGCGGGCGCGGCTGCCGGTGTCGCGGCGGCAGGCTTGGCCGAACCGGCGGTGGCCCCTTCCAGGTCGCGCTTGACGATCCGGCCGTGCGGGCCGGTGCCCTTGATCGTGGACAGGTCGATATTGGCCTGGGCGGCGAGACGACGCGCCAGCGGCGAGGCAAAGAGGCGGCCGCCCTTATCTCCCCCCTTTGCGGAGACAGGCTGCGACGCAGCCGAGGGGGGTGTGTTCGGCGCGGGGGCGGACTTGCCCTCCTCTGGACGCTCCGCGTCCTGTCTGCCCCCAGAGGGGGGAGAGACCGTGGCAGGGCTCGAGGGCGGTGCCTTGGCAGAAGCTCCCTCCTCTCCCGCCACGCGGGCGATCGGGGTGTTGACCTTCACGCCCTCGGAGCCTTCGGCCACCAGGATCTCCAGGACCTCGCCCTCGTCCACGGCCTCGACCTCCATCGTGGCCTTGTCGGTCTCGATCTCGGCGATCACGTCGCCGGCCTTGACGACATCGCCGACCTTGACGTGCCATTTGGCCAGGACGCCCTCTTCCATCGTCGGCGACAGGGCGGGCATGAGGATGTCGGTCATGGGCTCAGGCCTCGATCGTCTGATAGGTGAGTTCGAACTTAAGACCGTCCGGATCGGCGAAGAAGACGGCGTAGTAACCGGGGCCGTACTGCGGATAGGCCTTAGGGGCGTCTAGAACGGGGATGCTCCATCCGATCAGCTTGTCGTGAAAGGCATCCACGTCGGCGGGACTGTCGGCCCAGAAAGCGAAGTGATGAAAGCCCGGCCGGTACCGGTCATAGGGGCCGTCATGGCTGCGTTCGGCTTGACTCAGGCTTATGGCGGACACGGCTGCGGCATTGAACCAGACGGTGAACTGGCCGGGATGCTCCTCGACCTTTTCATAGCCGAGCTCGGTCAGGACAGGCGTGTAGAAGGCCGCCTCACAGGCTGCGAGGTCCGACACGCTGAGCGTCAGGTGATTGACGGCCCCGCGCGCGCCTTTCAGCACATTGGCCATCAGGCGACGACCGCCTTCACGGCCGCCACGATCTTGTCGACGCCGGGCAGGGACAGGGCTTCCAGATTGGCGGCATAGGGCAGAGGCACGTCTTCCTGGTGCACGCGGAGCGGCGGGGCATCCAGATAGTCGAAGGCATGCTCGATGACGCGGGCCACGACCTCGGCGCCGACGCCCATGGGGCCCCAGCCTTCCTCGGCCGAGACCAGACGGCTGGTCTTCTTGACGCTTTCGACGATCGTCTCGTGGTCCAGCGGTCGCAGGGTCCGCAGATCGACGACCTCGGCAGAGATCCCTTCCTGCTCCAGCTTCTCGGCGGCCTGAAGGGCGAAGCCGACCATGCGGCTGTGGGCCGTGATGGTGACGTCGGTGCCCTCGCGGCGGACCTTGGCCTTGCCGATCGGCAGGACATAGTCCTCGACCTCGGGCACATCGAACTCCAGGCCGTACATCATCTCATGTTCGAGGAAGACGACCGGGTTCGGATCTCGGATGGCGGCTTTCAGCAGACCCTTGGCATCGGCGGCGTCATAGGGGGCAATGACTTTCAGACCCGGCACTTGGGCGTACCAGGCCGAATAGTCCTGACTGTGCTGGGCGGCCACGCGGCTGGCGGCACCGTTCGGGCCGCGGAACACGATGGGCGCCCGGATCTGACCGCCCGACATATACAGGGTCTTGGCCGCCGAATTGATGATGTGGTCGATGGCCTGCATGGCGAAGTTAAACGTCATGAACTCGACGATCGGCTTCAGGCCCGACATGGCCGCCCCGACACCCAGGCCGGCAAAGCCGTGCTCGGT
The genomic region above belongs to Brevundimonas vitisensis and contains:
- the tmk gene encoding dTMP kinase, whose protein sequence is MTRGKFITFEGGEGAGKSTQARRLCERLRAAGHEVVQTREPGGSPGAEVIRNIVVAGDAERWSPMTESLLMYASRSDHLEQTIRPALSAGRWVVCDRFADSSRAYQGAGGGVAPEFIEALDRGVVGKDQPDLTLIFDLPVEEGLQRAFGRGLFETRFESKGLAFHQRLRDGFLAIARAHPDRCVVLDATGSEDEVAARVWDAVTARLA
- a CDS encoding DNA polymerase III subunit delta' — translated: MSDHPRDRFDLVSDAPAEAAFVDAWQRGRLHHAWLLCGPEGVGKAGFAYRAARRLLGAAPDPSRGRLGSAPTDPVSRLVSAQSHPDLMVLERLVEGGKTKKSISVDQARDLPEFFAKSPSQARYRVAIIDAADDLNTNSANALLKVLEEPPERGVLFLITHAPGRLLATIRSRCRRLAFPVWNEAELARLVRDRTGLDPEEADRIAAMAGGSPGAALALSSGTTLEMDRLARAWVEAPAVDRAEQLAIGDGFRGAEGQARFDMLLDRLMAAVKTRALSEGAGGARWAELWGRLSELPDRTAGLNLDRADALAGALADLARTKAAS
- a CDS encoding TatD family hydrolase, which gives rise to MLIDSHVNLHAPQFDEDRNAVIERARAAGVGLMVEISDKLSTFEATHALAMAHPDIWCTVGVHPHEAKDATDLTPDHLASLAQRPRVVGIGECGLDFHYDLSPRDVQEAVFRTHVEAARLTHLPLVIHTREADADMGRILTEEQARGPVRFLMHCYTSGAELAETAAEMGAWFSVSGIAAFKAADDVRAVVRAMPADRIIVETDCPYLAPPPHRGRRNEPAYVGLVLEKLAEIRGWTVAEAEARTTEAFFNLFGRIPRP
- a CDS encoding MBL fold metallo-hydrolase, yielding MDDLEVVVLGCGSSGGVPRGDGDWGLCDPAEPRNRRLRCSLLVRRHGPDGVTTVVVDTSPDLRQQMLANGVKRIDAVLYTHDHADQAHGIDDLRVFAMRARQRIPAWMDAATRSMLEHRFHYIFESVEGYPALLDVNMIPPHGEDWSIDGPGGSIPVRTFDQGHGPIRSVGYRFGPVVYSSDVDAMDDAALAAVEGARLWIVDALRYTPHPTHAHLDRTLDWLRRAGHPQALLTNLHLDMDYNTLSALAPAGVEVAFDNWSRRLSL
- a CDS encoding flavodoxin family protein is translated as MPSTKQPAYDDLKAIFLNCSLKRSSEPSHTQRLMDVADAIMTANGVKTETLRIADLDVPPGVQPDMTECGWPSDGWPDVQKKVMDADILVIGTPIWLGDKSSICTRVIERLYGYSGELNAKGQSAYYGRAAGCIITGNEDGIKHVAMNLLYSLQHLGYVIPPQADAGWIGEAGPGPSYGDDGEGLDNDFTQRNTTFMAWNLMHMARMLKDAGGIPSYGNQRTAWDKGERFDHPNPEYR
- a CDS encoding LVIVD repeat-containing protein translates to MFVRNALLSSAAALAVLAASTAVHAQNTAVQPPSVRVDERATLSAGVADAGQAISGMVLEHAMRAPPGFYDPETIFVVPETQEEANAMMERMRSDPNRFSPLALANTDMAMADGKLFVGSFHGFNAYDVSGDGAPQLVMSVVCPGGQGDLSVHGNLLFMSVEENRGRLDCGSSGADGQINAERFRGIRIFDISDMSAPQQVAAIQTCRGSHTHTQVPHPTDPNILYIYNSGAANVRKTGELSICSDGQPTRNPETALFSIDVIKVDLTRPQDAAIVNRPRIFADRDTGRVAGLWTGGRMGVASQETAPTNHCHDITVFPEINRAAGACSGNGILLDISDPENPQRVSDMFDPDMAYWHSATFDNTGDKIVFTDEWGGGGGAHCTANDPATWGANLIATVTNGRLVGRNFFKLPGVQGATENCVAHNGNLIPVPGRDLMIQAWYQGGLSVMDFTDPARPVEIAYFDRGALNADKLTIGGSWSAYWLNGRIYSSEIARGLDVLRLVPSDHLSAAEIAAAESVQLDVINPQTQTRIVWADTPDVATAYVDQLTRSGGIDAAFAQEIRSGVDQWRGGSADAATGLAERVKAAAAAQGVTAIDARRMLALAGVLERAGA
- a CDS encoding DUF305 domain-containing protein, translating into MPHLLGMVVGALSLFSQDPAASDPASPPIFQPGAPGQPTRTLTAAEAVSMGRTTFTEGDVRFMQHMIVHHAQAVEMVALLETRGASPVVQALGRRIALSQEAEMALMREWLTVRGQPLEMSGMGSGDHAAHGAHAGHDMAGHDMAGHAMTDDRPLMPGMLSPAQMRTLAAANGAEFDRLFLEGMIQHHRGALDMVDDLMSQPDSANDPVLSGFAASVVADQSAEILRMQSVLSDLSPPS
- the lpdA gene encoding dihydrolipoyl dehydrogenase, producing MAAAAEIDLVIIGSGPGGYVAAIRASQLGQKVAIVERESLGGICLNWGCIPTKALLKSGEKFESLSHLKEYGLSATGASFDFEAIIARSRGVAATMSKGIAFLMKKHKVEVVEGSARLEKGTAAPKVIVDLKAGGSRTIEAKAVMLAVGARARTLPQIGLEADGDKIWAYREALSPKRLPKSFVVIGSGAIGLEFASFYRALGSEVTVVEAVDRIMPVEDEEVSKAAQKAFEKRGIKFRVGAKVTKVSKAGQGVQVAVEVGGKAETLEAEVCISAVGITANTDGIGLEALGVAMDRGHITIDGHCQTNVKGLYAIGDCAGAPWLAHKASHEGIHAAEHIAAFKTPNVHSPIAGCTYTQPQVASVGLTEQAAKAQGREIKVGRFPFRVNGKAVAAGETEGFVKTIFDAKTGALIGAHMIGHEVTEMIQGYVTAITMEATEEDMHGIVYPHPTMSEAMHEAQLDAYGRVLHI
- a CDS encoding glutathione peroxidase; protein product: MTSVYDFTATAIDGREQPLDAYRGQALLIVNTASKCGFTGQFAGLELLHEEFADKPFQVLGFPCNQFGAQEPGKAAEIASFCSSTYGVRFPMFDKIEVNGPHRHPLYDWLTSQKKGFLGTRDVKWNFTKFLTDKEGQVVARYAPQVEPEAIKADIEKLI
- a CDS encoding pyruvate dehydrogenase complex dihydrolipoamide acetyltransferase, whose protein sequence is MTDILMPALSPTMEEGVLAKWHVKVGDVVKAGDVIAEIETDKATMEVEAVDEGEVLEILVAEGSEGVKVNTPIARVAGEEGASAKAPPSSPATVSPPSGGRQDAERPEEGKSAPAPNTPPSAASQPVSAKGGDKGGRLFASPLARRLAAQANIDLSTIKGTGPHGRIVKRDLEGATAGSAKPAAATPAAAPAATRPVQSLAQMGIPDGSYDLIPLDGMRKAIARRMVDSIQQVPHFPLFIDVEIDALLAARARVNALLEKSGVKVSVNDFVIKAAAMALKAVPEANASYTPEGIALHHNADIAMAVAIDGGLITPIIRKAETKSLSQIATESKDLAKRARERKLKPEEFQGGTFSVSNLGMFGIKSFSSIINEPQGAIMSVGAGEQRPVVKNGQLAVATVMTVTVTCDHRVVDGATGARFLQAFKPLIEDPVTMLA
- a CDS encoding VOC family protein — protein: MANVLKGARGAVNHLTLSVSDLAACEAAFYTPVLTELGYEKVEEHPGQFTVWFNAAAVSAISLSQAERSHDGPYDRYRPGFHHFAFWADSPADVDAFHDKLIGWSIPVLDAPKAYPQYGPGYYAVFFADPDGLKFELTYQTIEA
- a CDS encoding pyruvate dehydrogenase complex E1 component subunit beta, whose translation is MTDILMPALSPTMEEGTLTKWHIKAGDTVKAGDVIAEIETDKATMEVEAVDEGEVLEILVAEGSEGVKVNTPIARLAGEDGAANSTTKSGESGDSAAATSATTGNTATSETAAAAEGKTGDPEKASTQVAGPKVELRDPEIPADAKLVKTTIRDALRDAMAEEMRRDEAVFLIGEEVAQYQGAYKVSRELLQEFGAKRVVDTPITEHGFAGLGVGAAMSGLKPIVEFMTFNFAMQAIDHIINSAAKTLYMSGGQIRAPIVFRGPNGAASRVAAQHSQDYSAWYAQVPGLKVIAPYDAADAKGLLKAAIRDPNPVVFLEHEMMYGLEFDVPEVEDYVLPIGKAKVRREGTDVTITAHSRMVGFALQAAEKLEQEGISAEVVDLRTLRPLDHETIVESVKKTSRLVSAEEGWGPMGVGAEVVARVIEHAFDYLDAPPLRVHQEDVPLPYAANLEALSLPGVDKIVAAVKAVVA